Part of the Catalinimonas alkaloidigena genome is shown below.
TGGCTCTAAGCTGGTACTGGAAACGCAGCAGCATCTGGGCGAAGACAGAGTACGTACAATCTCCATGGAAGGTACCGAAGGATTGGTAAGAGGTATGGAAGTAATAGATACCGGAGAGCCTATCAAAATGCCTACCAGCGATGAAATACCCGGAAGACTTTTTAATGTAGTAGGTGAAGCCATTGACGGCCTTCCCCAACCTGCATTCGGCACAGGCCGCTCTATCCACAACACGCCTCCCCGCTTTGAAGATCTTACTACTTCGGAAGAAATTCTTTTTACCGGAATCAAAGTGATTGACCTTTTGGAGCCTTATTCTAAAGGAGGTAAAGTAGGTCTCTTTGGAGGTGCGGGAGTAGGTAAAACCGTACTGATCCAGGAACTGATCAACAATATCGCTAAAGCGTATTCAGGCTTCTCAGTATTCGCGGGCGTGGGAGAAAGAACCCGTGAAGGAAATGACCTGCTGCGTGAATTTATTGAAGCTGACATTATTAAGTATGGCCACGACTTCAAAGAATCTATGGAAGCCGGCGGTTGGGACCTGAGCAAAGTAAACCTTGAAGAACTTAAAAGCTCTCAGGCAACACTGATCTTCGGTCAGATGAATGAGCCTCCCGGCGCACGTGCCCGCGTGGCGCTTTCCGGATTATCCGTTGCTGAATACTTCCGTGATGGTGCCGGTTCCGATCAGGGAAATGATATTCTTTTCTTTATTGACAATATTTTCCGCTTTACCCAGGCCGGTTCTGAGGTATCAGCCCTTTTGGGACGTATGCCTTCCGCGGTAGGTTACCAGCCTACCCTGGCCACTGAAATGGGAGCGATGCAGGAAAGGATTGCTTCCACCAAGCGTGGTTCCATTACATCTGTACAGGCCGTATATGTACCTGCGGATGACCTTACCGACCCTGCCCCGGCTACTACTTTTGCCCACCTTGATGCGCAAACAGTACTTTCAAGAAAAATATCGGAGCTAGGTATCTATCCTGCAGTGGACCCTCTGGACTCTACCTCTCGTATCCTGACGGCTAATATCGTTGGTGAAGAACATTATAATACTGCGCAACGTGTGAAAGAGCTTCTGCAACGTTATCAGGAGCTACAGGATATCATCGCTATCCTGGGTATGGATGAACTTTCTGAAGAAGATAAAGAGGTTGTACACCGTGCGCGTCGTGTACAGCGTTTCCTTTCTCAGCCATTCTTCGTAGCGACACAGTTTACCGGCATCCCCGGAGAGTTGGTCGATATCAAAGATACCATCAAAGGATTTAACATGATCATGGATGGTGAGCTTGACCACCTGCCTGAGCCTGCTTTTAACCTGAAAGGGACCATTGAGCAGGTGATTGAAGCCGGTGAGAGAATGGTAGCAGAGGCAAAATAAATTAGGTATCAGAGATTAGGTTTTAGGGATTGACTACTAAAACCCAATCTCTAAGCCCCAAAACCCAGAATTTATGCATTTGACGATCATTACTCCTGATAAGCAAATTTTTAACGGTGAGGTAGAGATGGCTACATTTCCCGGAAGCGATGGCTCTTTTCAGGTATTGAAAGACCACGCCCCCTTAGTAAGCTCATTGGGAAAAGGGGATGTTAGTTATCGTACAAAGGAGACCACTTCTAATATTTATGTAGAAGGTGGCGTTGTAGAAGTGCTCAACAATAACATTACTGTATTGGCTGAGAAAGCATCCTGATACAAAGATTACTGATTTAGATTGGAAGCGGGCTCTGGAGAGGGTTCGCTTTTTTTATGATACCTGCTTGTTTTTCACAAAGAGTCTGCCGATATGATTCAGCATCCTTTTTTCAAATGCCCAGAAAAAACGAAACTGACCAAATATAAAACCATAGGCCAACAAGACTAACTGA
Proteins encoded:
- the atpD gene encoding F0F1 ATP synthase subunit beta, with the translated sequence MANKGKVVQVIGPVVDISFEGENSKLPNILDALIINRPDGSKLVLETQQHLGEDRVRTISMEGTEGLVRGMEVIDTGEPIKMPTSDEIPGRLFNVVGEAIDGLPQPAFGTGRSIHNTPPRFEDLTTSEEILFTGIKVIDLLEPYSKGGKVGLFGGAGVGKTVLIQELINNIAKAYSGFSVFAGVGERTREGNDLLREFIEADIIKYGHDFKESMEAGGWDLSKVNLEELKSSQATLIFGQMNEPPGARARVALSGLSVAEYFRDGAGSDQGNDILFFIDNIFRFTQAGSEVSALLGRMPSAVGYQPTLATEMGAMQERIASTKRGSITSVQAVYVPADDLTDPAPATTFAHLDAQTVLSRKISELGIYPAVDPLDSTSRILTANIVGEEHYNTAQRVKELLQRYQELQDIIAILGMDELSEEDKEVVHRARRVQRFLSQPFFVATQFTGIPGELVDIKDTIKGFNMIMDGELDHLPEPAFNLKGTIEQVIEAGERMVAEAK
- the atpC gene encoding ATP synthase F1 subunit epsilon, which translates into the protein MHLTIITPDKQIFNGEVEMATFPGSDGSFQVLKDHAPLVSSLGKGDVSYRTKETTSNIYVEGGVVEVLNNNITVLAEKAS